The Antricoccus suffuscus genome includes a region encoding these proteins:
- a CDS encoding copper chaperone PCu(A)C: MTSPTGTTRRGLPMRLVVPVFAIALGIFAFVKGFDSPPKPAAAPVVPASATRAGDIAVYGAYVREPASPQTAAAYLVITNVGSKTDTLSSVSSGASATAMLHDVNTSGSTTAAPSNAEQAEGAETMTATPNVPIKPGQTITLKPGAGHIMLEGLIGPIVPGQTVNLLLNFNRAGGVVVVAPVIAIGATPPKY, translated from the coding sequence ATGACATCACCAACCGGTACGACCCGGCGCGGATTGCCGATGCGCCTGGTCGTACCGGTGTTCGCGATCGCGCTGGGTATCTTCGCCTTTGTTAAAGGATTCGATAGCCCGCCGAAACCCGCGGCCGCGCCAGTCGTACCAGCGAGCGCCACGAGGGCCGGAGACATTGCGGTGTACGGCGCGTACGTGCGGGAGCCGGCGTCGCCTCAGACCGCCGCGGCGTACCTCGTAATTACCAACGTGGGGAGCAAAACCGACACGCTCTCCTCAGTCTCGAGCGGCGCCTCGGCGACCGCGATGCTGCACGATGTCAACACATCAGGCTCGACAACGGCCGCGCCATCCAACGCCGAGCAAGCGGAGGGGGCAGAGACCATGACCGCCACTCCAAACGTGCCCATTAAGCCTGGCCAGACCATCACCCTCAAGCCGGGTGCAGGCCACATCATGTTGGAGGGTCTGATCGGCCCGATCGTGCCTGGCCAAACCGTCAACTTGTTGCTCAACTTCAACCGTGCCGGTGGCGTAGTGGTTGTGGCTCCAGTGATCGCTATCGGCGCGACACCGCCAAAGTACTGA